One genomic window of Solanum dulcamara chromosome 12, daSolDulc1.2, whole genome shotgun sequence includes the following:
- the LOC129875757 gene encoding uncharacterized protein LOC129875757: MVEIRSGSGSGSGSGSGSDSGSDSGGCSDGDSGGGSGSSSNSTSSDSSNSSGSGSGSSGSDSNGSDSSSSNNSSSGSGSHSDSGSDSGSGGSGSIGHGSGGSDGVVAVVIAVVVIAAVVVAAIATTVAAVAAAVAGVVAAVAVVVGVVVGVVVIVAATAAATAPSAAAVVAAAVAAVVAVVAVVAVAVAAASAAVVAVVAAVVVAAAAADAAAVAVAVVSYSWGGSSSGSSSRSSSSHSSSSRRSNSSSSSSSSSRSGSRSGSSSSGSRSGSRGGSHSSSSGSSDGTSSGGGGSRSSSSSSRSGGGGGSGGGGGSSSSSRSGGGGGGGGGGGRGGGGSGGGGCNGDGSSGGGGGGGDESHVISLDLVEESPNLIYEKEPVAILDRHVKKLRTKKIASVYSCGGFWLGFQDYLCSALLYLGFNFYFFEYHVFGAPPLLLHLGSKPVPSTLSTSVDWDYLLDELEVASYLLR, encoded by the exons ATGGTTGAGATTCGATctggtagtggtagtggtagtggtagtggtagtggtagtgaTAGTGGTAGTGATAGTGGTGGTTGTAGTGATGGTGATAGTGGGggtggtagtggtagtagtagtaatagtacgAGTAGtgatagtagtaatagtagtggtagtggtagtggtagtagtggtagtgATAGTAATGGTAGtgatagtagtagtagtaataatagtagtagtggtagtggtagtcATAGTGATAGTGGTAGTGAtagtggtagtggtggtagtggtagtaTTGGTCatggtagtggtggtagtgatggtg TGGTAGCAGTAGTCATAGCAGTAGTAGTCATAGCAGCAGTAGTCGTAGCAGCAATAGCAACAACAGTAGCAGCAGTAGCTGCAGCAGTAGCAGGagtagtagcagcagtagcagTGGTAGTAGGAGTGGTAGTAGGGGTGGTAGTCATAGTAGCAGCAACGGCAGCAGCGACGGCACCATCAGCGGCAGCGGTGGTAGCCGCAGCAGTAGCAGCCGTAGTAGCGGTGGTGGCGGTAGTGGCGGTGGCGGTGGCAGCAGCATCAGCAGCCGTAGTGGCGGTGGTGGCGGCGGTGGTAGTGGCAGCGGCTGCGGCGGATGCAGCGGCGGTGGCAGTGGcggtggtg TCATATTCatg gggtggtagtagtagtggtagcAGTAGTCGTAGCAGTAGTAGTCATAGCAGCAGTAGTCGTAGAAGCAAtagcagcagcagtagcagcagcagtagcaggAGTGGTAGCAGGAGTGGCAGCAGTAGCAGTGGTAGTAGGAGTGGTAGTAGGGGTGGTAGTCATAGTAGCAGCAGCGGCAGCAGCGACGGCACCAGCAGCGGCGGCGGTGGCAGCCgcagcagcagcagtagcagcCGTAGTGGCGGTGGTGGCGGTAGTGGCGGTGGCGGTGGCAGCAGCAGTAGCAGCCGTAGTGGCGGTGGTGGCGGCGGTGGTGGTGGCGGTGGAAGAGGTGGCGGTGGCAGCGGCGGCGGCGGATGCAACGGCGATGGCAGTAgcggtggtggtggtggtggtggtg atgagtctcatgtgatttcccTTGATTTGGTTGAGGAGAGCCCAAATTTGATCTATGAGAAGGAGCCTGTGGCAATTTTGGACAGGCACGTCAAGAAGTTGAGGACTAAGAAGATAGCTTCG GTGTATAGTTGTGGAGGATTCTGGTTAGGATTTCAGGATTACCTGTGTTctgcattgctttacttagggtttaatttctatttttttgagTACCATGTTTTTGGTGCTCCCCCCCTGCTTCTACATCTAGGATCTAAGCCGGTACCTTCTACTCTTAGTACTTCTGTTGATTGGGACTATCTTTTGGATGAGTTAGAGGTAGCATCTTATCTTCTTCGGTAG